From Ipomoea triloba cultivar NCNSP0323 chromosome 5, ASM357664v1, the proteins below share one genomic window:
- the LOC116020226 gene encoding uncharacterized protein LOC116020226 has translation MLGEIQELRHETLSPLQTVESTLAKIMEMIQVQGETDVNAITLRSGRALPEVVPPPPQSVPTKEPRIDNDETSNATEVERALEEEFRREDIQPPPSRKGKEIMQEPPPVPKAKLPFPQRFRTNIDNAKYDKFLQMLRQLHIDMPFIDALGEMPRYAKFLKDLLSNKKRLAETATVVLGEECSAILHKDVPRKLKDPGSFTIPCNIGSTTFNRALADLGASINLMLFALYRKLNLETLKPTRMCI, from the coding sequence ATGCTGGGAGAAATTCAAGAGCTTCGCCACGAAACACTCTCACCGCTCCAAACGGTTGAGAGCACACTCGCAAAGATTATGGAAATGATCCAAGTTCAGGGAGAAACAGATGTGAACGCTATAACACTGAGAAGCGGGAGAGCACTTCCAGAAGTTGTTCCACCTCCGCCACAATCTGTTCCAACAAAAGAACCAAGGATTGACAATGATGAGACTTCTAACGCGACGGAAGTTGAACGAGCACTCGAAGAAGAATTCAGAAGGGAAGACATACAACCACCACCCTCtcgaaaaggaaaagaaatcatgcaagaGCCGCCACCAGTGCCGAAAGCAAAACTTCCATTTCCTCAAAGATTCCGCACTAACATCGACAACGCCAAGTATGATAAGTTCTTACAAATGCTACGCCAACTACACATTGACATGCCATTTATTGACGCACTAGGAGAAATGCCGaggtatgccaaattccttaaagaCCTTCTATCTAACAAAAAGAGATTGGCTGAAACCGCTACTGTTGTGTTAGGAGAAGAGtgttctgctatattacataaggatgTGCCCCGGAAGTTAAAAGATCCGGGAAGCTTCactataccttgtaatataggGAGCACTACTTTTAATAGAGCCTTGGCAGACCTAGGTGCTAGCATTAATTTGATGCTTTTTGCACTATATCGGAAATTGAATTTAGAAACTCTTAAGCCTACACGCATGTGCATTTAG